The Drechmeria coniospora strain ARSEF 6962 chromosome 02, whole genome shotgun sequence genome has a segment encoding these proteins:
- a CDS encoding putative PCL7-cyclin like protein interacting with Pho85p: MIANSSSRQNQHHPATTSTSPTGSPPASDKPPRSHGPSPAPSPRHTDDVASESSSRSCASHLRATAATSVSHSPFVACFPDGGERPVPPIASQDAPSAADGTRRDACHPSSVPSPPPSSSSTVAVASLRAEDAKAPSMASQPNDAAAAAGPCPTRPLPPSSMNASLRCPQPSPPVDDFRPSTPTSYLTPHPTPTRHQSVVHVRDLAHVMTLAPTHLAAGDAADKATDSPVRYEISAMPIGDIIEMVAALLSKITGTNDLQHDATRRNVNHQQQANQSTDAAGSQMSPLSHSVLAFHGKNVPAITVLSYLSRIHKYCPTTYEVFLSLLVYFDRMTERINDLIVKSEESKAAASTRTPSSHRLSTQPDALVRDNGRAVASREADEIDSDLADDDDDDDDDDEMADAAVGPNHRREMTKSDKVADLAGSPVDANPSTYFVVDSFNIHRLIISGVTCASKFFSDVFYTNSRYAKVGGLPLAELNHLEIQFLILNDFRLAVPVEDLEAYATMLVEFYARDVVAKK; the protein is encoded by the exons CAAACCGCCTCGGAGCCACGGcccatcgccggcgccctcgccgcgccataccgacgacgtcgcctccGAGTCGTCCTCCCGGTCCTGTGCTAGCCATCTacgcgcgacggcggccacgtccgTCTCCCACTCGCCCTTTGTCGCTTGCTtccccgacggcggggagCGACCGGTGCCTCCGATAGCCTCCCAAGACGCGccttcggccgccgacggcacccgTCGGGACGCCTGCCACCCCTCGAGCGtgccctcgcctcctccatcgtcgtcgtccaccgtcgccgtcgcctccctccGAGCCGAAGATGCGaaggcgccgtcgatggcctccCAACCCaatgacgccgccgccgccgccggtcctTGTCCGACGCGCCCTCTACCTCCGAGCTCCATGAACGCCTCCCTCCGCTGCCCGCAGCCGTCTCCGCCAGTCGACGACTTCCGCCCGTCAACTCCCACCTCCTACCTGACCCCTCATCCGACCCCAACCCGCCACCAGTCGGTCGTTCACGTCCGTGATCTCGCTCACGTCATGACCTTGGCCCCGACCCACCTGGCCGCCGGAGACGCAGCCGACAAGGCGACCGACTCGCCCGTCAGGTACGAGATAAGCGCCATGCCCATCGGCGACATCATCGAGATGGTGGCCGCCCTCTTGTCCAAGATCACCGGCACCAACGACCTGCAGCACGACGCCACCCGTCGCAACGTGAAccaccagcagcaggccaACCAGTCCACCGACGCCGCGGGCTCTCAGATGAGTCCCCTGAGCCACTCGGTCCTCGCGTTCCATGGCAAGAATGTGCCCGCCATCACCGTCCTCAGCTACCTGTCTCGCATACACAAGTACTGCCCCACTACCTACGAGGTTTTCCTGAGCCTGCTCGTCTACTTTGATCGCATGACGGAGCGCATCAACGACCTCATCGTGAAGTCGGAGGAATCAAAAGCCGCAGCCTCGACGCGAACTCCCTCGTCTCATCGGCTGTCGACCCAGCCTGACGCCCTCGTGCGCGACAACGGCCGAGCTGTCGCCTCTcgcgaagccgacgagatcgactccgaccttgccgacgacgacgacgacgacgacgacgacgacgagatggcgGACGCGGCCGTGGGCCCCAATCATCGTAGGGAGATGACCAAGTCCGACAAGgttgccgacctcgccgggtcacccgtcgacgccaatCCTTCCACCTACTTTGTCGTCGACAGTTTCAACATTCACCGCCTCATCATTTCTGGCGTAACGTGCGCCAGCAAGTTCTTCTCCGATGTCTTCTACACCAATTCCAGATACGCCAAG GTTGGTGGCCTTCCTCTCGCCGAGTTAAATCACCTCGAGATTCAATTCCTCATCCTCAACGACTTTCGCCTCGCCGTGCCTGTCGAAGACCTCGAAGCCTATGCGACCATGCTTGTCGAATTCTACGCCCGAGACGTGGTGGCCAAGAAATGA